From Gossypium raimondii isolate GPD5lz chromosome 11, ASM2569854v1, whole genome shotgun sequence:
AATCATGCCCTGGAACGATCTCTTAAATATGGAAATAGCTTAAGGAACACCCTGTTGTTTGACCTAAATGTAGTCCTGGGGGTTGTTACAGagccaaaaaataaaaataaaaaattattgactTCACACGGTACACGCCATCACTCAGATCCAGTGATTCTTACTGCTTTTGCAGTATCCATATCTCAAAATAAATTCTACGCAGTGTTTTAGTTACCCACTGAACGTCGACTGCAACTCTCTACTTTGTACTTCCTATATATCGATCAGTGTTTGAAGATATGGCGGAAGCGATTGTTTCGGCGATCTTGGAGCAGATGACTGCAATCACCATTGATAAAGCAATCGAAGCCTGGAGTCTGGTGCAAGGTGCTGAGAAAGAGGTGAAAAGACTTGAAACCAATTTTAAAGCACTCCGGTTGGAGCTTGAAGATGCAGAGGAGAAAGAATACGTGGACAAACGGGTTAAACATTGGTTAGACAAGTTCAGAGATGTTTCTTATGACATGGAAGATGTATTAGATGAGTGGGAAACTGCAGTTCAGCAGTTGCAAACAGATCCTTCTGGCTCTGCTTCTGTTCGTAAGTGGAAGGTATGCCCCTTTGTTTCATGCTTTTCTTCCGGTTCTCAAGTTGTCAGGCGTTATAATATTGCTACCAAAATAAAGAAAGTCAATGAAGAAGTAGATGAGATTGTTAAAGACAAAGTTAGGTTTGagttgataaaaagaaaaatcaagcaACCCAAACGTCCAGAAACTACTTCTTTTGTGGATGTTTCAGAGTTAATTGGTCGAGATGCAATGAAAGAAGAGATAATCAgcattttgctatgtgattatAAGTGTAGAAATGTTCCCACTATCACTTTAGTAGGGATGGGAGGGATAGGGAAAACCGCTCTAGCCCAATTGATTTATAACGATCATAGAATTCAGACTCATTTCAGCAAAACAATCTGGGTTTGTGCGTCGGATCCCTTTGATCAAACCCAAATTGCAAGAGCAATTCTGGGTGATCTTGACCCTGATTCACTAATATCCCTCAAAACTCCAACATTGCAAAgtgttttaagtaaaataaccgaaaGGCTTACAAGGGAGAAATTCCTGTTTGTTTTTGATGATGTGTGGACGGATCGTGATCAAGATTGGGAAACATTAAAAGTGGCTTTTAAATACGGCATGCCTGGGAGTTGTATTTTAGTGACTACTCGTAAGGAATCAGTTGCTAGGCGACTGGAGTCGCCTCATGTTGTTCCTCTACAACTTTTATCTGAGGAAATGTGTTGGTTGATACTTTCTCAAAAAGCATTTTCTGGAAGGAGCCAAGCGAGCCGTGAAATTTTGGAAGACATTGGAAGGGAGATTGCAAACAAGTGCAAAGGTTTACCCCTTGCAGCAAAAACTATTGGAGGTTTACTACAAGATAAAAAAGGAAGAGAAGAGTGGCAAGATGTTTTAAATAATGTGATCTGGAAATCAAGTTTTGCACATGAAATTTTTTCACCTCTATTATTGAGTTATCATGATTTGCCCTCACCCATAAGGCAATGTTTATCATATTGTGCAATCTTTCCTAATagctttacaatttataaaGATGAATTGATCCAATGTTGGATGGCACAAGGTTATCTGAACTCTGATGGCAACAGAAGAAGAGAATTGAAAGGGGAAGATTACTTTAAGTACTTAGCCACTCGTTCTTTTTTccaagattttgaaaaagataCTTCTGGCAGCATAATTTCTTGTAAGATGCATGACATGGTACATGAATTTGTTCAGTTTTTGACTGAACATAGATTTGTGACAGAAGTGGTGGCTAGAAATTCTACATTGGACTTATCTTCCAAAAGAGTTCGCCATTTGAGGTTGGAAATTCCAAGTTGGGACGCTTCTCCTTTGTCCACTTGCCTCATAGAGAAATTGCGAAGCCTTGTAGTAGTCTCCGATGGTTTATCATCCGGTGATGGCTTACAAGATTTGTTCAGCCGATCCAAGCTGCTAAGGTTCTTGGAGTTTGATTGGCTTCGTCTACGCCCTGAACAAATTGCTGTTGGCATGAAAAATTTGATTCACTTGAGGTACCTTAGCTTGATATCTTGCTCGGGGTTAGAAAATCTACCTGAATCAGTTTGTGAATTGATTAATTTACAATCTTTGAATCTTCGAGATTGCTTGGATCTTAAGAAACTGGCAGTTGGAATGGGGAAACTGATTAACTTGAGGTATCTTTGTATTAAGGAATGTCCTCGTCTGAGTTACTACCCTAAAGGGATACGTCATTTAACTTCTCTCACGAGATTAAGTGGTATCAGGATGAGAGTAGATCAAAGTGATGGTAATGAATTCAGTATTGGGGATCTAGAAAATTTAGACCTCCTGGGTGGAAGCCTTTGTGTTGAGTTGATAGGAGATGCACTAAATTGGGCTGAAGCTAATAGAGCCAAGCTTCACAATAAAATACATCTCAAGAGAACAGATATATGGATCTGCTCACCGAATATAAAGAAAGAAGAGGTACTTAAAGCTTTAAACCCACCATCCACCTTGCTTGTAGAATTGTTCGATTACCAGAAGTGGTTGCCCTTCAATGAAGCTCGCATTCAGAGGATGAAGATAAGGGAGAAACTTATAGTTGCTCGCATTGTGAGCAGAGCAGCTCTTAAATTTATAGCTGATTGTAGCTCCGGTGAGGAAAGCTCATTCTTCTCttatgattaattatttttcactcTACGAATTAAAATGAATTGAGATGAGAAATATTCAATAGAATATCTCACTTctataatatatcaaaacaaaaatttttggTTTGCTCTACTATAAAACTTATTGTAGCTGGaattaatattcaatatga
This genomic window contains:
- the LOC105804594 gene encoding putative disease resistance protein RGA3, encoding MAEAIVSAILEQMTAITIDKAIEAWSLVQGAEKEVKRLETNFKALRLELEDAEEKEYVDKRVKHWLDKFRDVSYDMEDVLDEWETAVQQLQTDPSGSASVRKWKVCPFVSCFSSGSQVVRRYNIATKIKKVNEEVDEIVKDKVRFELIKRKIKQPKRPETTSFVDVSELIGRDAMKEEIISILLCDYKCRNVPTITLVGMGGIGKTALAQLIYNDHRIQTHFSKTIWVCASDPFDQTQIARAILGDLDPDSLISLKTPTLQSVLSKITERLTREKFLFVFDDVWTDRDQDWETLKVAFKYGMPGSCILVTTRKESVARRLESPHVVPLQLLSEEMCWLILSQKAFSGRSQASREILEDIGREIANKCKGLPLAAKTIGGLLQDKKGREEWQDVLNNVIWKSSFAHEIFSPLLLSYHDLPSPIRQCLSYCAIFPNSFTIYKDELIQCWMAQGYLNSDGNRRRELKGEDYFKYLATRSFFQDFEKDTSGSIISCKMHDMVHEFVQFLTEHRFVTEVVARNSTLDLSSKRVRHLRLEIPSWDASPLSTCLIEKLRSLVVVSDGLSSGDGLQDLFSRSKLLRFLEFDWLRLRPEQIAVGMKNLIHLRYLSLISCSGLENLPESVCELINLQSLNLRDCLDLKKLAVGMGKLINLRYLCIKECPRLSYYPKGIRHLTSLTRLSGIRMRVDQSDGNEFSIGDLENLDLLGGSLCVELIGDALNWAEANRAKLHNKIHLKRTDIWICSPNIKKEEVLKALNPPSTLLVELFDYQKWLPFNEARIQRMKIREKLIVARIVSRAALKFIADCSSGSGKSTSD